The window GGAGGGCCTCCTAGGTTAGAATGCAAGAAACACTTCTAGAGTTTTTCAAAAAGACGGGTAGGCCCCACCGCCTGGAGGAGATCCTCAGGCGCTTCGGCCTGGAAAAGCGCGAGGCCAAAGCCTACCTCAAGGCTTTGGTGCGGGAAGGGCTTTTGGAGAAGCGGGGAAGCCAGTACTTCCTCCCCGCCAAGGTGGTGGGCTCCCTTAGCCTCCACCGGGACGGCTACGGCTTCGTGCGGCTTCCGGAAAAGGACCTCTTCATCCCCCCTGGCTACACCCTGGACGCCTGGCCCGAGGACCTGGTGGAGGCCCGCATCATGCCCCCGGGGCGGGACGGCAGGCCTTGGGGCGTGGTGGAGCGGGTGCTCAAGCGGGCCAGGGAGCGGGTGGTGGGCACCTTGGACTTCCGCCGGGGCTACGCCGTCCTCGTCCCCGACGAGCCGGGCCTCCCCGAGCTCAGGCTTCTCCCGGAAGGGCTCCACGGCCTCAAGCGGGGAAGCCGCATCGTGGTGAAGGTCCACTACGGCAAGCGCCCTTACGGGGAGTTCTTGGAGTACCTGGGGGAAGGGGACGCCCCGGAGACGGAGACCGAGGCGGTCATCGCCAAGTACGGCCTGAGGGCGGAGTTCCCCGAGGAGGTCCTCAAGGAGGCGGAGGCCATTCCCCTGGAGATCCCGGAAGCGGAGCTTAGGAGGCGGCAGGACTTCCGCTCCCTTCGGGTCTTCACCATTGACGGGGTGGACGCCAAGGACTTTGACGACGCCATCCACATTGAGAGGCTTCCCCGGGGTTACCGGGTGGGCGTCCACATCGCCGACGTTTCCCACTACGTGAAGGAGGGAAGCCCCTTGGACCAGGAGGCCTTCCTCCGGGGGACGAGCGTCTATTTGCCGGGCCGGGTCCTGCCCATGCTCCCGGAGAGGCTTTCCAACGGGGTCTGCTCCTTGAAGCCTGGGGAGGACCGCCTCACCCTTTCCGTCCTCTTTGACCTCACGGAGGACCTAAAGGTCCAACGGGTCCGCTTCGCCGAAGGGGTCATAAGGAGCGTGGCCCGCCTCACCTACACCGAGGTGGAGGCCTTCGCCGAGGGGTTTGGCCTGCCCGACCATCACGCCTTCTTGGCGGAGGACCTGAAGCTCCTCCTTGACCTCACGGGGCGGCTTAGGGAAAAGCGCTTGGCCGCCGGGGCCCTGGACTTTAGCTTCCCCGAGGTGAAGGTGGAGGTGGAGGAGGGGACCCTCCACCTCATCCCCCAGGAGGAGCCCAGGGCGCGGAGCCTCATTGAGGAGCTCATGCTCCTCGCCAACCAGGCGGTGGCCGAGTACCTGGTGAAGAAGGGCCTTCCTGGCCTCTTCCGGGTGCACGAGGAGCCCTTGGAGGAAGCCTATGGCAAGCTCCGCCTGGCCCTGGCCCGGCTCGGCTACACCTTGCCCGAGGAGGTTTCCTCCCAGGCCTTGCAACGGGTCCTGCTCCAGGCCAAGGGCCGTCCCGAGGAGCCCGTGGTGGCCAATCTGGTCCTCCGCTCCTTGCGCCTCGCCCGCTACGCCGCCGAGAACCTGGGTCACTTCGGCCTTGCCATGGAGCACTACCTCCACTTCACGAGCCCCATCCGCCGCTACCCGGACCTGGTGGTGCACCGGGTGCTCCGGGCTGCCCTGCGCCGCACCTTGACTCCGGCCAAGAAGGCCCGCTGGCTGGAAACCTTTCCCGCCATCGCCGAGCACGCCTCGGAGAGGGAGCGCAAGGCGGAGGCGGCGGAGAGGGAGCTCACCAAGTACTACATGGCCAAGTGGGCGGAGCTCCACGTGGGGGAGCGCTTCACGGGGAAGGTGACGGGGGTGGCGGGCTTCGGGGCCTTCGTCACGCTGAAAAACGGGGTGGAGGGCCTGGTGCGCCTCGAGGCCCTCGGGCCCTACACCTATAGCGAGGAGGCCCTGGCCCTCCTGGGCCCCAAGGGGAAGCGCATCCGCCTGGGGGACGAGATGGAGGTGGTGATCGCCGGCGCCAACCCCCGGCTACGGCAGATTGACCTGGTGCCCTACCGGGAAGAAGAGGCCCCCAAGAAGGGGGCTAGGGGAAAGGAGGTGGATATGCGCAAAGTGGTAGGACCACCCAAGGAAAAGGCGCGGGACACGCGGCCCGAGCGGGCCACCGTGGAAACGGTGTACTTTGGGGAGTGGCAACCCAGGGAAAACCGGGAAACCCGTCCCGTGGACACCCGGGCCCGGAAGCGGCGCCGGCGCCGCTAGGCAAAGGCCAGGGTGCCCGCCCCCACGGCGCTTAGGGTGGGGGCCTCGAGGTCCAGGCGGCAGGCCAGGACCTCGCCCTTTTGGCCCTGGAGGAGGGGGCTGAGGCTCGCCACCACCTCCGTGGCGTCCACCCGGGTAGGGTTCGCCCCCAGGTGGGCCAAGGCGGCCTCCGGCTCCCCTTGGGCCAGGCGCCCCAGGAAGCCCAAATCCCGCCGCCGCGCCTCCTCCGCCAGGGGGCGGGAGAGGGGCTTGTCCCCGAAGCGGGGCCCCACGTGGGAGAGGTCCACCGCCAGGACCAAAAGGCCCGGGTGCTCCGAAAGGACCGCCTTCAGGGCCTCGCCCAAGGCCGCCGTCCTTTGCCCCACCAGGAGGGGGAGGAAGCGGGCCTTGGGGAAAAGCCCTTTGAGGAAGAAGAGGGGAAGCTCTAGGCTATGCTCCTCCCGGAAGGCCAAGGGGGTGTTGAAGAGCTCAAAGGGCAGGAGGGCGTCCAGGGCCTGGAGGGCGGGGAGGTCCGGCTCCGCCGGGCCAAAGGGGGTGTGGAAGGGCACGGGGAGGGCGGCCGCCCGTTCCTTCAGGGGCCTATGGGCCACCCCCACCAGGTAGATGCGCTCGGGGGGCGGGGTTCTTTCCAGGCTGGCCAGGGCCGCCCCGTAGGCCTCGGGCACGCGGCTTGGCTCCAGGTGGGGGAGGAGGAGGGCCCTAGCGGGCGGAGCCTCCCCCGAGAAACTGGCCCGGAAGGCTTCCAAAAAAGCCCGGGCCTCCTCCTCCCTTTCCGGGTAGGAGAGCCCGGCGAGGCGCATGGGCCTTTCCCGCTTGAGCTTTTCCTCTTCCTCCTTGAGCCTCGCCTCCACCTTTTCCGTGAGGAGAAGCCCCGCCTCCTCCAGGGCGCGGGCGAGCTCCTCTAGCTCTTGCAAAGGCACGATGACCCCGTGGGCCTTGAAGACCTCCTCCCGCACCTCCTCCAGGGTGCGCCCCTCCATGAGGGAGAGGAGGAAAAGCCCCCCCTCCGTGAGGGCCAGGGGCTTCTCGTAGACCCCGTAAGGGTCCCGCAGGAGGAAGCCCCCTTCTATGGGGGTGATCTCGGGCGTGCGTAGCCTAAGCCGGCCTTCCACCCTTCCAATATAGGAGAAAGGCCTCCGCCTCCTCGCGGCTTCCCACCCTCCCCTCCGCCTGGGCGAGGAGGAGGGCCTCGAGGGCCCTTCCCACCTCGGGGCCCGGCCTTAGGCCCAAAAGGGCCATGACCTCCTCCCCGGAGAGGAGGGGCTTTTGCGGCAAGGGTTCTGCCATGGCCTCCTGGAAGCGCTCTAGGAGTTCCCAGGCCTCCGCCTCCACCTTTTTGGCCCCCAGGCGGTCCGCCGCCATGAGGTAGAGGAGGTGGGGGAGGAGGTCTTGGCGCTTGAGGAGGAAGCGGCGGAGGGCCCCTTTCTCCTCGGGGGGGCGGTCCATGTGCCGGCGCACCAGGGCGGCCACCTTCTCCTGCACCTCCTTGGGGAAGCGGAGCCAGGAAAGGGCCGCCTTGGCCACCTCGGCCCCCACGTCCGCATGGCCCAGGAAGCGGTACCGCCCCACCTCGGGGTCAAACCGGCGGGTGAGGGGCTTCCCCACATCGTGGTAGAGGGCGGCCAGGCGGGCCTCGAGGGGGGCGTGGGGCCAGAGCCAGAGGAGGTGGAAGAGGACGGAGAGGGTGTGCCGCCAGGCGTCCAGGTGGTGCACCCCGCCCTGGACGTGGCCCACGAGGGGGGTGAGCTCGGGGAGGTAGACCGCCAGGAGCCCAAGCCGCTCCAGGAGGGCGAGGCCGAAGGCCGCCCGGGGGGAAAGGAGGAGCTTGGCGAGCTCCTCCTGCACCCTTTCCCGAGCGGGGAGGGCCTCGGGGTGGGCCTGGAGGTGGCGGGCGTGGCGGCGGAGGGCCTCCCGGGTGGCCTCGGGGAGGCCCAGGCCTAAGGTGGCGGCAAGCCGCACGCCCCGGAGGCTCCGGAGGGGGTCCGCGTAGAGGTTTTCCTCCTTGACGGGCACCAGGACCCTCTTCTTTAGGTCCCTTTCCACCCCTTCCAGGCCGAAGATGGCCCCGTCTTTCCAGAGGAGGGCGTTCAGGCGGTAGTCCCGCCGGAGGAGGTCGGCCTCTAGGCTCCCTTCCAGGGGGGTGAAGTCCAGGGTGAGGCCCTGGGCCACCAGGCGGTAGTGGCCCCGCGCCGCATCCAAGGGGAAGAGGCTTCCCCCAAGGCGGCCTTGGGCCTCCTTCGCCGCCCTTTCCGGGTCCATGGCCACGTAGTCCAGGTCCTTGGGCCTAAGGCCCAAGAGGAGGTCCCGAAGAGCCCCTCCCACGGGGAAGGCCCCCTTGGGGGTATAAAAGGGGAAGTCCCTATGGCGCACCAGGCGAAGCACCCCATCATTATCGGCATCACCGGCAACATCGGGAGCGGCAAAAGCACCGTGGCCCGCCTCCTTAGAGCCTGGGGCTACCCCGTCTTGGACCTGGACCTCCTGGCGGAAAGGGCCAGGGAGAACAAGAAGGAGGAGCTTAGGCGCCTTTTCCCCGAGGCCTTTCGGGGCGAGGCCCTGGACCGGAGGGCCTTGGGGAGGCTCGTCTTCGCCCACCCGGAGAAGCTTCGGGCCCTGGAGGACCTCCTCCACCCGGAGATCCGCCGCCTCCTGGAGGAAGAACTGGCCCGCCTCCAGGCCCCCCTCGTCTTCCTGGAGATTCCCCTCCTCTTTGAGAAGGGGTGGGAGGGGAGGCTGGACGCCACCCTCTTGGTGGCCGCCCCCTGGGAGGAACGCCTTCGGCGGGTGGTGGCCCGCTCGGGGCTTAGCCCCGAGGAGGTCCTGGCCCGGGAACGGGCGCAGATGCCCGAGGAGGAGAAGAGGAAACGGGCCACCTGGGTGGTGGAGAATGCGGGGAGCCTCGAGGACCTGGAAGGGGCCCTCAGGCGGGTTCTCGCCGACATCGGGGAGCGCTTTGGGGTAAGGTAAGGCCATGCGGGTGGCGCTCATCTCGGGGGCGAGCCGGGGCATCGGCGAGGCCACGGCCCGCCTCCTCCACGCCAAAGGGTACAAGGTGGGGCTTTTCGCCCGGGACGGGGAAAGGCTTCGGGCTTTGGCCGAGGCGCTCGGGGAAGGGGCCATGGCCCTCCCCGGGGACGTGAGGCGGCTTGCGGACTGGGAAAGGGCCGTATCGGCCCTGGAAGAGGCCTTCGGTGGGCTTTCCGCCCTGGTCAACAACGCCGGCATCGGCATCATGAAGCCGGTGGCGGAGCTTTCCGAGGCGGAGGTGCGGGAGGTCTTGGAGGTGAACCTCCTGGGGCCTTTCTTGGGCTTAAAGGCCGCCCTCCCCGCCCTCAAGCGGTGGCGGGGCGTGGTGGTGAACGTGGGAAGCCTCGCTGGCAAGAACCCCTTTAAGGGGGGTGCGGCCTACAACGCTAGCAAGTTCGGCCTCTTGGGCCTCATGGGGGCGGCCATGCTGGAGCTAAGGGAGGAAGGGGTGCGGGTGGTGAACGTTTTGCCGGGCTCGGTGGACACGGGCTTCGCCGGGAACACCCCGGGCCAGTCCTGGAAGCTTTCCCCCGAGGACGTGGCCCAGGCCATCCTCTTCGCCCTGGAGATGCCGGAAAGGGCCCTGGTGAGCGAGATAGAGCTCAGGCCCACCCACCCTCCCGCCAAGGCGGGGTAGGCTTAGAACATGTTGCCTCCCAGGCTTCAAGCGGCCCTGGACCTCATCCGCTCCCTGCCCAAGGAGCTCAAGACCGAGGTCCTCCTGGAGTACGCCAAGAAGGTCCCCCCGCCCCCCCAAGGGGTGGAGCTGGAGCGGGTGCACGAGTGCCAGACCCCCTTCTTCCTCCGGGCGGAGGTGGAGGGGGGAAGGGTGCGCCTCCACTTCATGGTTCCCGACGAGGCCCCCACGGTGAAGGCCTTCGCCGGGATTTTGAAGGAGGGCCTCGAGGGCGAACCCCCCGAGGCCGTTCTGGCCGTGCCCCCCTCCTTTTACCGGGGGGCGGGGCTTGAGGAGATCCTCACGCCCCTAAGGCTCAGGGGCCTCGAGGCGGCGCTTCTCCGCCTGCAGGAGCAGGTGCGCAGGGCCCTCTGATGCTTCTCGCCTTTCTGCTCGGCTACCTTCTCGGGGGGCTCCCCATCGCCTACTGGTTCGGGGCCCTTCGGGGGAAGAACCTCCTCCAGGAGGGTTCGGGTAACCCGGGGGCTTTGAACGCCTACCGCCTCCTGGGGCCCATACCCGGCCTCATGGTCCTCTTCCTGGACCTCTTCAAGGGGGTGCTCTCCGTGGCCTTGGGGGAAGGGGCCATGGGAAGCCCCTTAGGGGGGCTTCTCGGGGGCGTGGGGGCGGTGTGGGGGCACGCCTTTTCGCCGTGGCTCCTCTTCCGGGGGGGCAAGGGCTTGGTTCCGGGGGCCGGGGTGCTCCTGGCGGTGGACCCTAGGCTTCTCTTTGGGGCCCTCTTCCTTTTTGCCCTCCTGGCCTCCTTGAGCCGCAGACCCCAGCGTGCCCTTCTGGCCGTGGCCCTAGGCATGCCCATCCTCGCCGCTTGGGTGGGGAAGACCCTGCCCTATCTTTTTTTCGGGCTGGGCCTTGGCCTTCCTGTCGCCCTGCGCCTCTTTCAGGACCGGTCACGTTAGGTGGCTTACCCCGCCCGAAGGTATAGTCTAGGAAGGCGCGGCCTTGGTGGCCGGTTTTTACGTGGGATATTGCTTGGCGGTGAACAAGGGGGCCATAAAGCCCCGAAGGCTAGCCCTCTTTCTATGACAGGAGATACCCGTATGCCTTTAAGGCAGGCCCTCGTCATCTACAAAGGCAAGCCCGCCCTGGCCGAGGAAAAGGGCGACCGGCTGGAGCTCACCCTGGCCACGGGGGAAAGGCTCAAGGTCCGGCCCAAGGACGTCCTCCTCCTCCACCCGGGCCCGGCGGGCCTGGCCCTGGAGGTGCCCCCCGGGGAGGAGGAGGCGGCGTGGGAGCTCCTGCAGGGGGAGGCGGTGAGCCTGAAGGAGCTCGCCGAGCTGGTCTACGGGGCCTACACGCCCGAGACGGCCTTGGGGGCCTACCTCCTTGCCCAGAAGGGGGAGCGGTTCGTGCTGGAGGGGGAAAGGGTTAGGGCCCGCACCGCGGAGGAGCTCGCCGCCTGGCTTGCGGCCAAAAGGGAGAAGGAGGCCCGGGAAAAGGCCTTCCAGGAGGGCATCGCCCGGCTCAAGGCGGGAAGCCCCGCCCCGGAGGACCGCCCCCTCCTCGCCGAGGTGGAGGCCCTGGCCTGGGGCGAGCGGAAGGAAAGCCCCGTGCTGAAGGCCTTGGGCCTCCCCGAAACCCCCGAGGCGGCCCACGCCCTTCTCCTCCGCCTCGGCCTTTGGCGGCGGGAAAACCCCCACCCCAGGCGGCTTGGCCTGCCCCTCGAGGCTCCCCACCTCCCCCTTCCCCCCTTGCCCGAGGAAAGGCGGGAGGACCTCACCCACCTCCCCGCCTTCGCCATTGACGACGAGGGGAGCCAGGACCCCGACGACGCCCTCTACGCCGAGCGGGTGGAAGGGGGTTTCCGCCTCCTGGTGCACGTGGCGGACGTGGCCGCCCTGGTGGCCCCGGGAAGCCCCCTGGACCGGGAGGCCCTGCGCCGGGGGGCGAACCTCTACCTCCCCGAGGGCACCGTGCCCATGCTTCCCCCGGAGGCCACGGCCCTTTTGGGCCTGGGCCTACAACCGGTTTCCCCAGCCCTCACCTTTGAGCTTTGGGTTTCCGAGGAAGGGGAGCTCCTTGAGGAGCGGATTTTCCCGAGCTGGGTGCGGGTGGAAAGGCTCACCTACGCCGAGGCCCTGGGCCATGGCGGGCTTTCCCCCTTGCGGGAGGTGGCGGAGGCCTTCCGCAGGCGGCGCCTCGCCCAAGGGGCCCTGGAGATCTCCCTCCCCGAGGTGAAGGTGCGGGTGGAGGGGGAAAGGGTGCGCATCACCCCCCTTCCTCCCTACGAGAGCCGCATCTGGGTGCGGGAGGCCATGCTCCTTGCGGGCTACGCCGCCGCCCACCTGGCCTTCCGGGAGGGGCTCCCCTTCCCCTACGCCACCCAGGAGGCTCCAAGCCGCAGGGTGGAGGGGGAGGGCCTCGCCGCCATGTGGGAGCAGCGGAAGACCCTGAAGCGGGCCCAGCTCAAGGCCACCCCTGCCCCCCACAAGGGCCTTGGCCTTCCCCTCTACGCCCAGGTGACGAGCCCCTTGCGGCGCTACCTGGACCTGGTGGCCCACCAGCAACTGAGGGCCTGGCTCAAAGGGGAGAAGCCCCTTTCCCAAGGGGAGCTTTTGGAGCGGGTGGGGGCGGCGGAGGCGGTGGCGGACGCCGTGCGTGAGGCGGAGCGCAAGAGCAAGCTCCACTGGACCCTCCTTTACCTCCAAGAGGAGGGGTACGAGGGGGTGGGGGTCTTGGTGGAGCGGCGGGGCGGGCAGGGGGTCTTCCTCCTCCCCGAGCTCGGCCTTTCCGCCCAGGTGGCCCTTCCCCGGCCCCTTCCCCTAAACGCCGAGGCCCGCCTCCGCTTCCTGGAGGCGGACCTGGCTGCCCTCGAGGCCCGCTTCGCCCTGGTCTAGCTACATGTGCTCAATGAGGGCCCGCCCGAACTCGCTCGTCTTGAGGAGGGTGGCGGGCTTGCCCTCCGCCAGCAGGAGGCGGTGGAAGTCGTAGGTGACGAGCCCCTTGGCGATGGTGCGCTCCATGGCGGCGAGGATCAGGTCCGCCGCCTCGTTCCAGCCCAGGTAGCGGAGCATCATCTCCCCGGAGAGGATCACGCTGCTGGGGTTCACCTTGTCCTGGCCCGCGTACTTGGGGGCGGTGCCGTGGGTGGCCTCAAACACGGCGTGGCCCGTCTGGTAGTTGATGTTGGCCCCGGGGGCGATGCCGATGCCCCCCACCTGGGCCGCCAGGGCATCGGAGATGTAGTCCCCGTTGAGGTTCAGGGTGGCGATGACGGAGTACTCGTCGGGCCGGAGGAGGATCTGCTGCAGGAAGTTGTCGGCGATCATGTCCTTGATGACGATCTCCCGGCCCGTGCGGGGGTTCTTCAGGACGTGCCAGGGGCCGCCGTCCAGGGGCACCGCCCCGTACCGTTCCCGGGCCAGGGCGTAGCCCCACTCCCGGAAGGCCCCTTCGGTGAACTTCATGATGTTGCCCTTGTGCACCAGGGTGACGCTGGGGAGGTCCTCCTTGATGGCGTAGTCAATGGCCGCCGCCACCAGGCGCTCCGTGCCCTCCTTGGACACGGGCTTGAGGCCGATGCCGGAGGTTTCCGGGAAGCGGATTTTGGCGTAGGCCTTGGGGAACTCCCGCTTGAGGAAGTCCAGGACCTTCCTGACCTCCTCGCTCCCCGCCGGCCACTCAATGCCGGCGTAGATGTCCTCCGTGTTCTCCCGGAAGATGACCATGTTCACCAGCTCCGGGTGCTTCACCGGGCTCGGCACCCCCTGGAACCAGCGCACGGGGCGCACGCAGGCGTAGAGGTCCAGCTCCTGCCTTAGGGCCACGTTGATGGAGCGGATGCCGCCCCCCACGGGGGTGGTCAGGGGGCCCTTGATGGCCACCAGGTACTCCCGGATGAACTCCAGGGTTTCCTCGGGAAGCCAGATGGGCTCCCCGTAGACCTGGTTGGCCTTCTCCCCGGCGTAGATTTCGGCCCAGGCGATTTTGCGCTTCCCCCCGTAGGCCTTTTCCACGGCGGCGTCTAGGACGGGCTTGGCCGCTCTCCAGATGTCGGGGCCGGTGCCGTCCCCTTCAATGAAGCCGATGATGGGCCGGTCGGGCACCTGCAAGGTGCCCCCTTGGATGGTGATCCGTTCGCCGTCCTCCGGAATCCGGATGTGTTTGTAGCCCATGGCTACCTCCGGGCCCTAGCATACCGCTACCCTGGGGGAAAAGTGTCCTAGACTCTTCCTATGCCCGAGGCCATGGTGGTGGGGGCGGGGATTGTGGGGGCGGCCTGCGCCTATCGGCTTGCGGAGGCGGGGCTTAGGGTCTTGGTCCTGGAGAAGGAGGCCACCTTCGCCCAAGGTTCCACGGGAAGGAGCGCGGGCGGGGTGCGGGTGCAGTTTTCCGAGCCCCTCAACGTCCTCCTTTCCTACCATTCCATCCTGGAATACCGGGAGGTGGAGGAGGCCCATTACCGGCCCATCGGCTACCTCTTCCTGGTGCCAGAAGGCCTAAAGGAAGTCCAGGAGGAGGCCCTAAGGACCCAGGAGGCCCTGGGTGTGCCCGTGCGGCGGCTTTCCCTGCCCGAGGCCCAGGAACTGGTGCCCTTCTGGGAAGAGGGCCTTGCCTTCGCCACCTACGGCCCCCTGGACGGGGTCATTGACCCCCACGGGATGACGGGCTTTTACCTGCGGGAGGCCCGCCGGCTTGGGGCCGAGGTGCGCTTCGGGGAGGCCGTCCTTTCCGCCAAGCGGGAAGGGGGGGTGTGGTGGGTGGAAACCCCTAAGGGGCGGTACGAGGCCCCCTACCTCCTCCTCTGCACCGGGGCCTGGACGGTGGAGGTGGGGAGGCGGTTGGGCCTGGACCTTCCCGTCTACCCCGTGCGGCGCATGGTCTACGCCACCGCCCCCCTGGGCCACGCTCCCCTCTACCCCCTCACCATAGACCTGGCCACGGGCTTTTACTTCCGTCCCGAGGGGGAAAGGCTCC is drawn from Thermus hydrothermalis and contains these coding sequences:
- the rnr gene encoding ribonuclease R, with amino-acid sequence MQETLLEFFKKTGRPHRLEEILRRFGLEKREAKAYLKALVREGLLEKRGSQYFLPAKVVGSLSLHRDGYGFVRLPEKDLFIPPGYTLDAWPEDLVEARIMPPGRDGRPWGVVERVLKRARERVVGTLDFRRGYAVLVPDEPGLPELRLLPEGLHGLKRGSRIVVKVHYGKRPYGEFLEYLGEGDAPETETEAVIAKYGLRAEFPEEVLKEAEAIPLEIPEAELRRRQDFRSLRVFTIDGVDAKDFDDAIHIERLPRGYRVGVHIADVSHYVKEGSPLDQEAFLRGTSVYLPGRVLPMLPERLSNGVCSLKPGEDRLTLSVLFDLTEDLKVQRVRFAEGVIRSVARLTYTEVEAFAEGFGLPDHHAFLAEDLKLLLDLTGRLREKRLAAGALDFSFPEVKVEVEEGTLHLIPQEEPRARSLIEELMLLANQAVAEYLVKKGLPGLFRVHEEPLEEAYGKLRLALARLGYTLPEEVSSQALQRVLLQAKGRPEEPVVANLVLRSLRLARYAAENLGHFGLAMEHYLHFTSPIRRYPDLVVHRVLRAALRRTLTPAKKARWLETFPAIAEHASERERKAEAAERELTKYYMAKWAELHVGERFTGKVTGVAGFGAFVTLKNGVEGLVRLEALGPYTYSEEALALLGPKGKRIRLGDEMEVVIAGANPRLRQIDLVPYREEEAPKKGARGKEVDMRKVVGPPKEKARDTRPERATVETVYFGEWQPRENRETRPVDTRARKRRRRR
- the amrB gene encoding AmmeMemoRadiSam system protein B; this translates as MEGRLRLRTPEITPIEGGFLLRDPYGVYEKPLALTEGGLFLLSLMEGRTLEEVREEVFKAHGVIVPLQELEELARALEEAGLLLTEKVEARLKEEEEKLKRERPMRLAGLSYPEREEEARAFLEAFRASFSGEAPPARALLLPHLEPSRVPEAYGAALASLERTPPPERIYLVGVAHRPLKERAAALPVPFHTPFGPAEPDLPALQALDALLPFELFNTPLAFREEHSLELPLFFLKGLFPKARFLPLLVGQRTAALGEALKAVLSEHPGLLVLAVDLSHVGPRFGDKPLSRPLAEEARRRDLGFLGRLAQGEPEAALAHLGANPTRVDATEVVASLSPLLQGQKGEVLACRLDLEAPTLSAVGAGTLAFA
- a CDS encoding HDIG domain-containing metalloprotein, with product MLRLVRHRDFPFYTPKGAFPVGGALRDLLLGLRPKDLDYVAMDPERAAKEAQGRLGGSLFPLDAARGHYRLVAQGLTLDFTPLEGSLEADLLRRDYRLNALLWKDGAIFGLEGVERDLKKRVLVPVKEENLYADPLRSLRGVRLAATLGLGLPEATREALRRHARHLQAHPEALPARERVQEELAKLLLSPRAAFGLALLERLGLLAVYLPELTPLVGHVQGGVHHLDAWRHTLSVLFHLLWLWPHAPLEARLAALYHDVGKPLTRRFDPEVGRYRFLGHADVGAEVAKAALSWLRFPKEVQEKVAALVRRHMDRPPEEKGALRRFLLKRQDLLPHLLYLMAADRLGAKKVEAEAWELLERFQEAMAEPLPQKPLLSGEEVMALLGLRPGPEVGRALEALLLAQAEGRVGSREEAEAFLLYWKGGRPA
- the coaE gene encoding dephospho-CoA kinase (Dephospho-CoA kinase (CoaE) performs the final step in coenzyme A biosynthesis.); protein product: MAHQAKHPIIIGITGNIGSGKSTVARLLRAWGYPVLDLDLLAERARENKKEELRRLFPEAFRGEALDRRALGRLVFAHPEKLRALEDLLHPEIRRLLEEELARLQAPLVFLEIPLLFEKGWEGRLDATLLVAAPWEERLRRVVARSGLSPEEVLARERAQMPEEEKRKRATWVVENAGSLEDLEGALRRVLADIGERFGVR
- a CDS encoding SDR family oxidoreductase → MRVALISGASRGIGEATARLLHAKGYKVGLFARDGERLRALAEALGEGAMALPGDVRRLADWERAVSALEEAFGGLSALVNNAGIGIMKPVAELSEAEVREVLEVNLLGPFLGLKAALPALKRWRGVVVNVGSLAGKNPFKGGAAYNASKFGLLGLMGAAMLELREEGVRVVNVLPGSVDTGFAGNTPGQSWKLSPEDVAQAILFALEMPERALVSEIELRPTHPPAKAG
- a CDS encoding SufE family protein encodes the protein MLPPRLQAALDLIRSLPKELKTEVLLEYAKKVPPPPQGVELERVHECQTPFFLRAEVEGGRVRLHFMVPDEAPTVKAFAGILKEGLEGEPPEAVLAVPPSFYRGAGLEEILTPLRLRGLEAALLRLQEQVRRAL
- a CDS encoding glycerol-3-phosphate acyltransferase is translated as MLLAFLLGYLLGGLPIAYWFGALRGKNLLQEGSGNPGALNAYRLLGPIPGLMVLFLDLFKGVLSVALGEGAMGSPLGGLLGGVGAVWGHAFSPWLLFRGGKGLVPGAGVLLAVDPRLLFGALFLFALLASLSRRPQRALLAVALGMPILAAWVGKTLPYLFFGLGLGLPVALRLFQDRSR
- a CDS encoding RNB domain-containing ribonuclease; amino-acid sequence: MPLRQALVIYKGKPALAEEKGDRLELTLATGERLKVRPKDVLLLHPGPAGLALEVPPGEEEAAWELLQGEAVSLKELAELVYGAYTPETALGAYLLAQKGERFVLEGERVRARTAEELAAWLAAKREKEAREKAFQEGIARLKAGSPAPEDRPLLAEVEALAWGERKESPVLKALGLPETPEAAHALLLRLGLWRRENPHPRRLGLPLEAPHLPLPPLPEERREDLTHLPAFAIDDEGSQDPDDALYAERVEGGFRLLVHVADVAALVAPGSPLDREALRRGANLYLPEGTVPMLPPEATALLGLGLQPVSPALTFELWVSEEGELLEERIFPSWVRVERLTYAEALGHGGLSPLREVAEAFRRRRLAQGALEISLPEVKVRVEGERVRITPLPPYESRIWVREAMLLAGYAAAHLAFREGLPFPYATQEAPSRRVEGEGLAAMWEQRKTLKRAQLKATPAPHKGLGLPLYAQVTSPLRRYLDLVAHQQLRAWLKGEKPLSQGELLERVGAAEAVADAVREAERKSKLHWTLLYLQEEGYEGVGVLVERRGGQGVFLLPELGLSAQVALPRPLPLNAEARLRFLEADLAALEARFALV
- the icd gene encoding NADP-dependent isocitrate dehydrogenase — translated: MGYKHIRIPEDGERITIQGGTLQVPDRPIIGFIEGDGTGPDIWRAAKPVLDAAVEKAYGGKRKIAWAEIYAGEKANQVYGEPIWLPEETLEFIREYLVAIKGPLTTPVGGGIRSINVALRQELDLYACVRPVRWFQGVPSPVKHPELVNMVIFRENTEDIYAGIEWPAGSEEVRKVLDFLKREFPKAYAKIRFPETSGIGLKPVSKEGTERLVAAAIDYAIKEDLPSVTLVHKGNIMKFTEGAFREWGYALARERYGAVPLDGGPWHVLKNPRTGREIVIKDMIADNFLQQILLRPDEYSVIATLNLNGDYISDALAAQVGGIGIAPGANINYQTGHAVFEATHGTAPKYAGQDKVNPSSVILSGEMMLRYLGWNEAADLILAAMERTIAKGLVTYDFHRLLLAEGKPATLLKTSEFGRALIEHM
- a CDS encoding NAD(P)/FAD-dependent oxidoreductase, which codes for MPEAMVVGAGIVGAACAYRLAEAGLRVLVLEKEATFAQGSTGRSAGGVRVQFSEPLNVLLSYHSILEYREVEEAHYRPIGYLFLVPEGLKEVQEEALRTQEALGVPVRRLSLPEAQELVPFWEEGLAFATYGPLDGVIDPHGMTGFYLREARRLGAEVRFGEAVLSAKREGGVWWVETPKGRYEAPYLLLCTGAWTVEVGRRLGLDLPVYPVRRMVYATAPLGHAPLYPLTIDLATGFYFRPEGERLLLGRSNPDEPPGFREGVDWAWLGPTLEAGLARFPFLEGLALDRRASWFGYYEMTPDANPLLGPVEEGLWVAAGFSGHGVQQAAMVGRLMAEEIAHGGARTLDLSPFRPQRFREGRLVRERGIV